A region from the Kribbella shirazensis genome encodes:
- a CDS encoding S26 family signal peptidase → MAAVVATTALVLLARARRLVVVDVQGPSMEPTLYDGDRVLIRRAPLSAVRTGDLVVVARPQTPQFEAAGTWVIKRVAATAGERVPPVIRRSWAENDIDFRGAFVPEGRLLLLGDNPSRSGDSRQWGFTAGDAVLGVVTRSMRPRSRGPAR, encoded by the coding sequence ATGGCAGCCGTCGTTGCGACCACGGCCCTGGTACTGCTTGCGCGGGCGCGGCGGCTGGTGGTGGTCGACGTACAGGGCCCGAGCATGGAACCGACCCTGTACGACGGGGACCGGGTCCTGATCCGGCGCGCGCCGCTGTCCGCGGTCCGAACCGGTGACCTGGTCGTCGTTGCGCGTCCGCAGACCCCGCAGTTCGAGGCAGCGGGGACCTGGGTGATCAAGCGCGTCGCCGCGACAGCAGGCGAGCGGGTACCCCCGGTCATTCGGCGCAGTTGGGCAGAGAACGACATCGACTTCAGGGGTGCGTTCGTGCCAGAGGGACGATTGCTGCTGCTTGGGGACAATCCGAGCCGCAGCGGGGACTCGCGGCAGTGGGGCTTCACCGCAGGGGATGCGGTACTCGGCGTGGTCACCAGGTCAATGCGTCCACGTTCGAGGGGCCCGGCCCGATGA
- a CDS encoding GNAT family N-acetyltransferase, whose protein sequence is MGAIERGEYAPAPAQSSERLREQLSDPRTTRWAGHLDGTVIGAAEVRPAGEPKTAFTRIYVLPDMRGHGVGRSLLAEVVRDQRAAGMEILATTVLADTPGARYALRLGATVGDELVINVLDFPTLDRAALERRVTTDHHGYYLVHWSGRAPDLLIDSYALAKRAIVDAPNNHLPPGAVVAWDRDLVRQSERERADRGAELWVTAAVVAGTSTVAAFTAVEVGRSSVDAGQEDTVVVGEHRRRGLATWVKAAMALRLADELPNLRRLSSTTAVANTGMRAVNARTGFHELTRRLLITTNIASLADRLHL, encoded by the coding sequence GTGGGTGCGATCGAGCGCGGCGAGTACGCGCCCGCACCTGCTCAATCCTCAGAGCGTCTCCGCGAGCAACTCTCCGACCCGAGGACGACTCGGTGGGCCGGCCATCTCGACGGGACGGTGATCGGTGCCGCGGAGGTCCGTCCCGCCGGCGAGCCGAAGACGGCCTTCACGCGGATCTACGTCCTGCCTGACATGCGTGGCCACGGCGTCGGTCGGTCGCTTCTCGCTGAAGTGGTCCGTGACCAGCGGGCTGCCGGTATGGAGATTCTCGCCACCACGGTCCTCGCGGATACCCCCGGCGCGAGATATGCCCTGCGTCTCGGCGCCACGGTCGGTGACGAACTCGTCATCAACGTGCTGGACTTCCCAACCCTCGACCGCGCCGCCCTCGAGCGCCGCGTCACCACTGACCACCACGGTTACTATTTGGTGCACTGGTCTGGCCGCGCGCCGGACCTCCTGATCGACTCTTACGCCTTGGCAAAGCGCGCGATCGTCGATGCGCCGAACAACCATCTGCCGCCGGGTGCGGTCGTGGCGTGGGACCGCGACCTCGTACGCCAGAGTGAGCGCGAACGCGCCGACCGCGGTGCCGAACTGTGGGTCACCGCCGCCGTCGTCGCCGGCACGTCCACGGTGGCGGCCTTCACGGCAGTGGAGGTTGGCCGCTCGAGCGTCGACGCGGGCCAGGAGGACACGGTCGTTGTCGGCGAGCACCGGCGACGCGGACTGGCCACCTGGGTAAAGGCCGCTATGGCCCTCCGGCTCGCAGACGAGTTACCGAACCTCCGTCGCCTCTCCAGCACCACCGCCGTCGCCAACACCGGAATGCGAGCCGTCAACGCACGCACAGGCTTCCACGAGCTAACCCGCCGACTCCTCATCACAACCAACATCGCCTCCCTGGCGGACCGCCTACACCTCTGA
- a CDS encoding DUF4395 domain-containing protein: protein MRGSSIGACPLRAHVDPRLLRFSAGATATVLAVVLLIVDVARPLGLGLLASQVAVFAFTAFVSFQWSVWAQIFARVIWPRLGAPAGLEDARPHRFAQFVGFVVTALALTTFVLGVDVAGYGLTALAFGVATLNASTGLCLGCKAYQRIHRPTTA from the coding sequence ATGCGCGGCAGCAGTATTGGCGCGTGCCCGCTCCGCGCCCATGTCGATCCGCGGCTCTTGCGATTCAGTGCTGGAGCCACAGCGACCGTGCTCGCCGTCGTGCTGCTCATCGTTGACGTAGCTCGACCATTGGGTCTCGGCTTGCTCGCTTCCCAGGTCGCCGTGTTTGCGTTCACCGCGTTCGTGAGTTTTCAGTGGTCGGTGTGGGCGCAGATCTTCGCCCGTGTCATCTGGCCGCGGCTCGGAGCGCCAGCCGGGTTGGAGGATGCTCGGCCGCACAGGTTCGCTCAATTCGTCGGCTTCGTGGTCACCGCTCTGGCGCTGACCACCTTTGTACTCGGCGTCGATGTCGCCGGCTACGGCCTCACCGCCCTCGCCTTCGGCGTGGCAACCCTCAACGCATCCACCGGGCTGTGCCTGGGCTGCAAGGCCTACCAGCGGATCCACCGACCGACAACGGCCTGA
- a CDS encoding MauE/DoxX family redox-associated membrane protein — protein MEYLQFGCQVLLGGVFAVSAGSKLYTRTAFADFAAATARLTGAGTGRARQLAVGVVATEIAVVLALIVPALVLWGFAVGIGLLAVFSAAIVRSLRRGQRAPCRCFGASNSPLGVQHVARNAALAAFGAFGIASGLSGRTSSLDFGLACVVAFAALVGVALTARLDDLIGLFRTTTATSQLGKQQ, from the coding sequence ATGGAGTATCTGCAGTTCGGCTGTCAGGTCCTGTTGGGCGGTGTGTTCGCCGTGTCCGCCGGCTCCAAGCTCTACACGCGCACGGCGTTCGCGGACTTCGCGGCAGCGACGGCCAGGCTGACCGGAGCGGGTACGGGAAGGGCGCGGCAGCTCGCGGTCGGCGTCGTTGCGACAGAGATCGCCGTCGTGCTCGCGTTGATCGTCCCCGCGCTGGTCCTGTGGGGGTTCGCCGTCGGCATCGGCTTGCTTGCCGTCTTTTCGGCGGCCATCGTCCGTTCCCTACGTCGTGGGCAGAGGGCGCCGTGCCGTTGCTTCGGAGCGTCGAACTCGCCGCTCGGCGTACAGCATGTGGCCCGCAATGCCGCCCTCGCGGCGTTCGGCGCCTTCGGCATCGCCTCGGGCCTGAGCGGACGAACGTCGTCGCTGGACTTCGGGCTGGCGTGCGTTGTCGCCTTCGCCGCGCTGGTCGGCGTCGCACTGACCGCTCGGCTGGACGACCTGATCGGACTGTTCCGAACTACGACAGCCACGTCGCAGCTCGGCAAGCAACAGTGA
- a CDS encoding aminoglycoside phosphotransferase family protein, whose protein sequence is MSLDIPDQVRKTVIADRNESWLDELPGVVDSLAQEWSLTIGPSLAGGHAALALEVTLVDGTPAVLKIGVPGRDIGPEAMVLRLADGEGCAKLLGEDVGRQALLLERLGAPMHDIVTDPASRHSLLCEVAVRLWRPISPDIDLPTGAQLAEQYADRLPRLWEQAGRPCTPATVADALDCMNRRRLAHDDRSAVLVHGDIHEMNALQASDGSYKLIDPAGLRAEPACDLGTIVRCNPDLGDDLWARTEQLASRTGVDATAIWEWGTIHRVVSGVYACSIGFQPFGDLLLTAADRLTA, encoded by the coding sequence ATGAGCCTCGACATTCCTGACCAGGTCCGCAAGACGGTCATAGCCGACCGGAATGAATCCTGGCTGGACGAGCTGCCAGGCGTGGTCGACTCGCTGGCCCAGGAGTGGTCTCTGACGATCGGGCCCAGCCTGGCGGGTGGTCACGCCGCCCTCGCCCTCGAGGTAACGCTTGTTGACGGAACTCCGGCGGTCCTCAAGATCGGTGTGCCAGGTCGGGACATCGGGCCGGAGGCGATGGTGTTACGCCTGGCCGACGGAGAGGGCTGCGCCAAGCTGTTGGGCGAAGACGTGGGTCGGCAAGCTCTTCTGCTGGAGCGCCTTGGGGCTCCGATGCACGACATCGTGACGGACCCTGCAAGCCGCCACAGCTTGCTGTGCGAAGTGGCGGTCCGCCTGTGGCGTCCGATCAGTCCCGACATCGACCTGCCAACCGGCGCGCAGTTGGCTGAGCAGTACGCCGATCGGCTGCCAAGACTGTGGGAGCAGGCGGGTCGACCGTGTACGCCGGCCACTGTGGCGGACGCGCTGGATTGCATGAACCGTCGTCGCCTTGCTCACGACGATCGGTCCGCAGTTCTCGTCCACGGTGATATCCACGAGATGAACGCCCTGCAGGCGAGCGACGGCAGCTACAAGCTCATCGATCCAGCCGGGCTGCGCGCCGAACCGGCGTGCGATCTCGGCACCATCGTGCGTTGCAACCCGGACCTCGGCGACGACCTCTGGGCACGGACCGAGCAGCTGGCTTCTCGCACGGGCGTGGATGCCACCGCTATCTGGGAATGGGGAACGATCCACCGAGTCGTCAGCGGTGTCTACGCCTGCAGCATCGGCTTCCAGCCCTTCGGCGATCTCCTCCTGACCGCAGCCGACCGCCTCACGGCGTAG
- a CDS encoding GNAT family N-acetyltransferase translates to MTIVLRTPTVDGVHEAVAALREWQHDEAPMQLHPGDIGWNYRFGTAETAAVVRTWSRDGRILAVGMLDSPTLVRMTVAPDAFQDEDLARRLVEDFSLPERGVLPEGTVSIEAPQGLLLHDLLTKEGWGFDEPWTPLFRDLAEAVEDPGVRIKAIGLEQAQDFADVLRSAFNTTRPTREYRHEMAAAPFYDDARCLGAYDEQGNPAAVVTVWSAGPGKPGLVEPMGVHVDHRGRGYGRAITVAGAAALREMGSSSVRVCTPSSNVGGVATYKAAGFAARPEIADRIRKA, encoded by the coding sequence GTGACGATTGTGCTGAGGACGCCGACGGTCGACGGGGTGCACGAGGCTGTTGCGGCGCTGCGGGAGTGGCAGCACGACGAAGCGCCGATGCAGTTGCATCCCGGGGACATTGGCTGGAACTACCGGTTCGGAACCGCCGAGACGGCCGCGGTGGTCCGGACCTGGAGCCGGGACGGACGCATCCTCGCTGTCGGGATGCTGGATTCGCCGACGCTGGTGCGGATGACGGTCGCCCCCGACGCGTTCCAGGACGAGGACTTGGCGCGGCGGCTCGTCGAGGACTTCTCGCTGCCTGAGCGCGGCGTACTGCCGGAAGGAACGGTGTCCATCGAGGCACCGCAAGGTCTGCTGCTCCACGACCTGTTGACCAAGGAGGGTTGGGGATTCGACGAGCCGTGGACGCCGCTGTTCCGCGACCTCGCCGAAGCGGTGGAGGACCCCGGCGTGCGGATCAAGGCGATCGGCCTGGAGCAGGCACAGGACTTCGCCGACGTACTGCGGTCCGCGTTCAACACCACGAGGCCCACGCGCGAGTACCGGCACGAGATGGCCGCGGCACCGTTCTACGACGACGCCCGATGCCTGGGTGCTTACGACGAGCAGGGGAACCCCGCGGCGGTGGTGACGGTTTGGTCGGCCGGACCGGGGAAGCCGGGACTGGTCGAGCCGATGGGCGTCCACGTGGACCACCGCGGCCGCGGCTACGGCCGGGCGATCACCGTCGCCGGTGCGGCCGCACTGCGGGAGATGGGCTCGTCCAGCGTGCGCGTGTGCACGCCGAGCTCCAACGTCGGCGGCGTCGCGACGTACAAGGCGGCAGGATTCGCCGCGAGGCCGGAGATCGCCGACCGGATCCGGAAGGCCTGA
- a CDS encoding antibiotic biosynthesis monooxygenase, with translation MIVTVAQVADLDQFLRTFSNQGVEKRRQHGCKSSHVFQDPDDPNRVWVFFDWKLEDYEKFLSDPEIPAIAQMLALREPPVKLDPIAQYDS, from the coding sequence ATGATCGTCACTGTCGCTCAGGTTGCTGACTTGGACCAATTTCTGAGGACGTTCTCAAACCAGGGCGTCGAGAAGAGACGCCAGCACGGGTGCAAGAGCTCCCATGTGTTCCAGGATCCCGACGACCCCAACCGGGTCTGGGTCTTCTTCGACTGGAAGCTCGAAGACTACGAGAAGTTCCTCTCCGATCCCGAGATCCCCGCGATCGCCCAAATGCTTGCCCTACGAGAGCCGCCAGTGAAACTCGACCCGATCGCCCAGTACGACTCCTGA
- a CDS encoding TlpA family protein disulfide reductase produces MTTFLTALVVVVGIVGVLNLLLLFGVVRRLKEHDQAIARIPYGGMQNLPADSMRSPGSAVDDFTAVSTDDVAVTKESMTAETLVGFFSASCAPCIESAPKFAAHAAGVPGGKDRVLALVVADGGDDPSELVGVLGGRARVVVEGYDGPIAAAFGVTAFPTYCVVADGTITATALEFTTLPVPAPA; encoded by the coding sequence GTGACGACATTTCTCACCGCTCTGGTGGTCGTGGTCGGCATTGTCGGCGTGCTGAACTTGTTGCTGCTGTTCGGTGTCGTTCGCCGGCTGAAGGAACACGACCAGGCGATCGCGAGGATCCCGTACGGCGGGATGCAGAATCTGCCCGCGGATTCGATGCGGTCTCCGGGCTCGGCGGTCGACGACTTCACCGCGGTAAGCACGGACGACGTCGCAGTGACCAAGGAGTCGATGACTGCGGAGACGTTGGTCGGATTCTTCTCTGCGTCCTGCGCCCCCTGCATCGAGAGCGCGCCGAAGTTCGCCGCACACGCCGCCGGAGTACCGGGTGGAAAGGACAGAGTGCTCGCGCTCGTCGTTGCCGACGGCGGTGACGATCCGTCCGAGCTCGTCGGTGTCCTCGGCGGCCGCGCGCGGGTCGTCGTCGAGGGGTACGACGGACCGATCGCCGCTGCGTTCGGTGTGACGGCGTTCCCGACGTACTGCGTGGTCGCGGACGGAACGATCACCGCGACGGCGCTCGAATTCACGACCCTGCCGGTCCCCGCACCGGCCTGA
- a CDS encoding CPCC family cysteine-rich protein, with the protein MVAPEAGGPYSCPCCGHLTLSERGGYEICPECGWEDDGQDSHDSDMIRGGPNGRLSLDAARAAYIDEGGAPLPHRPPSDPT; encoded by the coding sequence GTGGTCGCGCCGGAGGCTGGGGGCCCGTACTCGTGTCCTTGCTGCGGTCACCTCACGCTCTCCGAGCGCGGCGGGTATGAGATCTGTCCCGAGTGCGGCTGGGAAGACGACGGACAGGACAGCCACGACAGCGACATGATACGCGGCGGGCCTAACGGGAGGTTGAGCCTCGATGCCGCGCGAGCCGCCTACATTGACGAAGGGGGCGCTCCGCTGCCACACCGTCCCCCGAGCGATCCAACGTAA